Proteins from one Salaquimonas pukyongi genomic window:
- a CDS encoding Fur family transcriptional regulator, producing MDEHRDYENELRQAGVRLTKPRRIILKILGNSRDHPDAMAIFRRAVKIDASISLATVYRTMKLLEELGAVHRHSFEGGPARFEHADGEHHDHLIDLDTGKVIEFHSETLERLQEQIADELGYDIEHHRLELYGRKRK from the coding sequence ATGGATGAACATCGCGATTACGAAAACGAACTGCGCCAGGCAGGTGTGCGGCTGACCAAGCCGCGGCGGATCATATTGAAGATACTGGGCAATTCACGGGACCATCCCGATGCGATGGCGATCTTCCGCCGCGCGGTGAAGATCGATGCCTCCATTTCGCTTGCCACCGTCTATCGCACCATGAAGCTGTTGGAGGAACTTGGCGCCGTGCACCGCCATTCCTTTGAAGGTGGTCCGGCGCGTTTTGAACATGCCGATGGCGAGCATCATGACCACCTGATTGATCTTGATACCGGCAAGGTGATCGAGTTTCATTCCGAGACGCTGGAACGCTTGCAGGAGCAGATTGCCGACGAACTGGGCTACGACATCGAGCACCACCGGCTGGAACTCTATGGGCGGAAGCGAAAGTAG
- a CDS encoding aromatic ring-hydroxylating oxygenase subunit alpha — protein sequence MNVHTKGKGASADYLQEVLKDVNEARGLPNSHYVDEEVFREETRRVLYENWSAIGFAKDIRDHGDAMPVDFLGMPLVAVRDKDGSVNVFQNTCRHRGMILVQQKGRLRGTFRCPYHSWCYGLDGRLVTTPHVGGPGHNTHEDIKRDELGLKRIASHVWRDVIFVNVSGDAPPFDEYAANLIERWKEYDQPMVHGGEISSFKLDVKTNWKLAVENYCESYHLPWIHPGLNSYSRLEDHYHIEEPGHFSGQGTLVYRQLEGENGERFPDFPNLSDKWDTGAEYIALFPNVLLGVHRDHAFAIILEPKSLDRTVEHVEIYYTAQGAEAAGYADLRRKNAEQWKEVFEEDVFVVEGMQKGRHGRYFDGGKFSPAMDGPTHLFHHWVASQMVRGPRS from the coding sequence ATGAATGTCCATACCAAAGGCAAGGGAGCGTCGGCAGATTACCTTCAGGAGGTCCTGAAGGATGTGAACGAGGCAAGGGGGCTGCCGAATTCGCACTATGTGGACGAAGAGGTTTTCCGCGAGGAGACCCGGCGGGTTTTATACGAGAACTGGTCGGCAATCGGCTTTGCCAAGGACATTCGCGACCATGGCGATGCAATGCCGGTTGATTTTCTGGGAATGCCGCTGGTTGCGGTGCGTGACAAGGACGGCAGTGTCAACGTCTTTCAGAACACCTGCCGTCATCGCGGGATGATCCTGGTGCAGCAAAAGGGCCGCCTGCGGGGCACATTCCGCTGTCCTTATCATTCCTGGTGCTATGGACTTGACGGCCGCCTGGTAACAACACCCCATGTGGGCGGGCCCGGCCACAATACCCATGAGGATATCAAGCGTGACGAACTGGGGCTGAAGCGGATCGCTTCCCATGTCTGGCGGGACGTGATCTTTGTCAACGTATCGGGCGATGCGCCGCCTTTCGACGAGTATGCGGCAAATTTGATCGAGCGCTGGAAGGAATACGACCAACCGATGGTCCATGGTGGCGAAATCTCGTCGTTCAAACTCGATGTGAAGACCAACTGGAAGCTGGCGGTCGAAAACTACTGCGAGAGCTATCATTTGCCGTGGATTCACCCCGGGCTCAATTCCTACTCCCGGCTGGAAGACCATTATCACATCGAGGAGCCGGGGCACTTTTCCGGTCAGGGGACGCTGGTATACCGTCAGCTTGAGGGCGAAAACGGCGAACGGTTTCCCGATTTCCCGAACCTTTCGGATAAATGGGATACAGGAGCAGAATACATCGCGCTGTTTCCCAACGTTCTGCTGGGCGTGCACCGCGACCATGCCTTTGCGATCATTCTTGAGCCGAAGTCGCTCGACCGCACTGTGGAGCATGTTGAGATCTACTATACCGCGCAGGGGGCGGAAGCGGCCGGCTATGCCGATCTGCGCCGCAAGAACGCCGAACAGTGGAAAGAGGTGTTCGAGGAGGATGTCTTCGTGGTGGAGGGAATGCAGAAAGGCCGGCACGGGCGCTATTTCGACGGCGGGAAATTCTCGCCGGCGATGGATGGACCGACCCATCTGTTTCACCACTGGGTCGCCTCACAAATGGTGCGGGGGCCGCGAAGCTGA
- the paaI gene encoding hydroxyphenylacetyl-CoA thioesterase PaaI — translation MSLDDQQRAQKSAEAMWANDSASRDIGMRIESVAPGEATLSMEVEKRHTNGHAICHGGFIFALADSAFAFACNSYNKSTVAQHCMISFLAPGKLGDQLTAHAKEVHLAGRSGIYDIAVTNQDGMKIAEFRGMSRTISGTLFEEENA, via the coding sequence ATGTCACTTGACGACCAGCAGCGTGCGCAAAAGAGCGCTGAGGCCATGTGGGCCAATGACAGCGCGTCCAGGGACATCGGCATGCGGATCGAATCCGTTGCTCCCGGCGAAGCGACGCTTTCCATGGAAGTTGAAAAGCGCCACACCAATGGCCATGCGATCTGCCATGGCGGCTTCATCTTCGCCCTTGCCGACAGCGCCTTTGCCTTTGCCTGTAATTCCTACAACAAGTCGACCGTTGCCCAGCATTGCATGATCAGCTTCCTGGCGCCCGGCAAGCTCGGCGACCAACTGACTGCCCATGCAAAGGAAGTTCATCTGGCGGGCCGCTCCGGCATTTACGACATTGCTGTTACCAATCAGGACGGCATGAAAATCGCCGAGTTCCGCGGCATGAGCAGAACCATATCAGGCACGCTGTTTGAGGAGGAAAACGCGTAA
- a CDS encoding metal ABC transporter substrate-binding protein gives MLHSISLVADRLKDKGRRAVVCLAVALMVCLASALPGQAADKFKVVTTFTVIADMARNVAGEAAEVVSITKPGAEIHNYQPTPRDIIKAQDADLILWNGLNLELWFERFFANLSDVPGATITDGIEPIGIGEGPYTGKPNPHAWMSPSDALIYVDNIAAAMAKHDPDNGEIYRENAERYKAQITDVVAPLREALANIPEDRRWLVTSEGAFSYLARDFGLKEAYLWPINADQQGTPQQVRKVIDLMREKAIPAIFSESTISPDAAQQVARETGARYGGVLYVDSLTEADGAAPTYLDLLRLTTSTIAEGLKP, from the coding sequence ATGCTGCATTCCATCTCCCTTGTTGCTGATCGATTAAAAGACAAAGGCCGCCGGGCCGTCGTTTGCCTGGCAGTCGCCCTTATGGTCTGCCTGGCGTCCGCCCTTCCCGGCCAGGCGGCAGATAAATTCAAGGTCGTCACCACCTTCACCGTCATCGCCGACATGGCCCGCAACGTTGCCGGTGAAGCGGCCGAAGTGGTTTCGATCACCAAGCCCGGCGCTGAAATCCACAATTACCAGCCCACGCCCCGCGACATCATCAAGGCACAGGATGCCGATCTGATTTTGTGGAACGGGCTCAATCTGGAACTGTGGTTCGAGCGCTTCTTCGCCAATCTTTCCGACGTGCCCGGCGCCACGATCACCGATGGCATCGAGCCCATCGGCATTGGCGAGGGCCCCTATACCGGCAAGCCCAATCCCCATGCATGGATGTCGCCAAGCGATGCGCTGATCTATGTCGACAACATTGCCGCGGCGATGGCCAAACACGATCCGGACAACGGTGAAATCTACCGGGAAAACGCCGAGCGCTACAAGGCGCAGATCACCGATGTGGTGGCGCCATTGCGCGAAGCGCTTGCCAACATTCCCGAAGATCGCAGATGGCTGGTCACGAGTGAAGGCGCCTTCAGCTATCTTGCTCGCGACTTCGGCCTCAAGGAAGCCTACCTTTGGCCGATCAATGCCGACCAGCAGGGGACGCCGCAACAGGTCCGCAAGGTGATCGACCTGATGCGCGAAAAAGCCATCCCCGCAATCTTCAGCGAAAGCACGATTTCACCGGATGCCGCCCAACAGGTGGCGCGGGAGACCGGTGCACGCTATGGCGGGGTGCTTTATGTGGATTCACTTACGGAAGCAGACGGCGCCGCGCCCACCTATCTCGACCTGCTGCGGCTGACCACGTCCACCATCGCAGAAGGACTGAAACCGTGA
- the paaK gene encoding phenylacetate--CoA ligase PaaK: protein MKDLTPDRKTLDPIEIASRDEIEALQLERMRWSLRHAYDNVPFYKKSFDENGVHPDDLKSLKDLSKFPFTLKADLRDHYPFGLFAVPREKVRRIHASSGTTGKPTVVGYTDNDLDTWATVMARSMRASGTKPGDVVHVSYGYGLFTGGLGAHYGAEKLGCTVVPVSGGMTARQVTLIEDFGATTIMVTPSYMLAILDEYRAQGLDPAKSPLEVGIFGAEPWTNAMRREIEDTFDMHAVDIYGLSEVIGPGVANECVETKDGLHIWEDHFYPEIINPETGEPVADGEMGELVFTSLTKEAFPIIRYRTRDLTRLLPGTARSMRRMEKITGRSDDMIILRGVNVFPTQIEEQLLKVEGLAPHFQIELVTEGRMDAMIVHTEALETHAGGDARKAAAGALNTHIKDVVGVTTKIIVADPGGIERSMGKAVRVKDNRNKS, encoded by the coding sequence ATGAAGGACCTGACCCCCGACCGCAAAACCCTTGATCCCATCGAGATCGCTTCACGCGACGAGATCGAGGCATTGCAGCTTGAGCGCATGCGGTGGTCGCTGCGTCATGCATATGACAATGTGCCGTTCTACAAAAAGAGCTTCGATGAAAACGGCGTTCACCCGGACGATCTGAAAAGCCTGAAGGACCTGTCAAAGTTCCCCTTCACGCTGAAGGCCGATTTGCGCGATCATTACCCATTCGGACTGTTTGCCGTTCCGCGCGAAAAGGTGCGCCGCATCCATGCTTCATCCGGCACGACCGGCAAGCCCACCGTAGTTGGCTACACCGACAACGACCTCGACACCTGGGCAACCGTCATGGCACGGTCCATGCGCGCTTCCGGCACCAAACCCGGCGACGTGGTGCATGTCTCCTATGGCTATGGCCTTTTTACCGGCGGTCTCGGTGCCCATTACGGTGCCGAGAAGCTTGGCTGCACCGTGGTCCCGGTTTCCGGCGGCATGACGGCACGCCAGGTCACTCTTATTGAGGACTTCGGCGCCACCACCATCATGGTCACCCCTTCCTATATGCTGGCGATCCTTGATGAATACCGTGCCCAAGGGCTCGATCCGGCCAAAAGCCCGCTTGAAGTGGGAATTTTCGGCGCCGAACCATGGACCAATGCCATGCGCCGGGAAATCGAGGATACCTTTGACATGCACGCGGTCGACATCTACGGCCTGTCGGAAGTCATCGGGCCGGGGGTTGCCAATGAATGCGTCGAAACCAAGGACGGACTGCACATCTGGGAAGACCATTTCTACCCGGAAATCATCAATCCGGAAACAGGCGAGCCGGTCGCCGACGGCGAAATGGGCGAACTGGTTTTCACCTCGCTGACCAAGGAAGCCTTTCCCATCATCCGGTACCGCACCCGCGACCTCACCCGCCTGTTGCCGGGAACCGCCCGGTCGATGCGGCGCATGGAAAAGATCACCGGGCGCTCCGACGACATGATCATCCTGCGCGGCGTCAATGTGTTTCCCACCCAGATCGAGGAACAACTGCTGAAGGTGGAAGGTCTTGCACCCCATTTCCAGATCGAGCTGGTCACCGAAGGGCGCATGGATGCCATGATTGTGCACACCGAGGCACTTGAAACCCATGCCGGCGGGGATGCCCGCAAGGCTGCTGCCGGCGCCCTGAACACCCATATCAAGGACGTGGTCGGCGTTACCACCAAGATCATCGTTGCCGATCCCGGCGGCATTGAGCGCTCCATGGGCAAGGCGGTGCGTGTCAAGGATAACCGCAACAAATCCTGA
- the paaZ gene encoding phenylacetic acid degradation bifunctional protein PaaZ, with the protein MEVIDVNSFALGGWAARAGDGVDLPSAINGATVARLARAELDFAAMRDFARKKGGPALRAMTFHERAKMLKALALYLGERKEALYAISRHTGATLNDSRIDIDGGIGTVMVYASKGRREMPDGHVYVDGAVEQLSRNGTFAGQHICVPLQGVAVHINAYNFPVWGMLEKLAPTLLAGVPAIVKPATATSYLTHACFALMIESGLLPEGSVQLVCGSTGNLLDLLDCQDVVGFTGSAATALKLRSHPGLLEKSVRFTAEQDSLNATLLGPDVAPDSEDFDCFVKEVVREITTKAGQKCTAIRRILVPQSSIGAVTEAITARLEKIVVGDPDAEGVRMGALVSLSQRDDVLEKAAQIAGEAEQVFGESGSFSPVGEGTENGAFLPPMLYHCSDPDGALAVHSVEAFGPVSTVMGYRDLAHGCAILNRGGGSLVASLFTADPEVARTVALESAAWHGRLYVNNAHSMAEATGHGAPMPHMVHGGPGRAGGGEELGGIRGVVHYMQRTAVQGSSDILTGVTGQWVPGAKKIEAPVHPFTRKFGELQIGESIAAGPRTVTLEDIEHFAEFTGDTFYAHMDEEAAKANPFFPGRVAHGYLLLSFAAGLFVQPDPGPVLANTGLTGLSFMKPVSPGDAINVTLTVKRKTKRTADYGEVRWHVALSNQDGEKVAEYELHTMNAY; encoded by the coding sequence GTGGAAGTTATCGATGTAAACAGTTTTGCGCTCGGCGGCTGGGCCGCCAGAGCCGGGGACGGGGTGGATCTGCCATCCGCCATCAACGGGGCGACCGTCGCCCGTCTTGCCAGGGCCGAGCTTGATTTTGCCGCCATGCGTGACTTCGCACGCAAAAAGGGCGGGCCGGCATTGCGTGCCATGACGTTCCACGAACGCGCGAAAATGCTCAAGGCACTGGCGCTCTATCTTGGCGAGCGCAAGGAAGCGCTTTACGCGATCTCGCGGCATACCGGCGCCACCTTGAACGATTCCAGGATCGATATCGATGGCGGTATTGGAACCGTGATGGTTTATGCTTCCAAGGGGCGCCGCGAAATGCCCGACGGGCACGTTTACGTCGATGGGGCGGTCGAGCAGCTTTCGCGGAACGGAACCTTTGCCGGTCAGCACATCTGCGTTCCCCTGCAGGGTGTCGCCGTTCACATCAATGCCTATAATTTTCCGGTCTGGGGGATGCTGGAAAAGCTGGCGCCGACGCTGCTTGCCGGTGTTCCGGCGATCGTCAAGCCGGCAACGGCAACCTCCTATCTGACCCATGCCTGCTTTGCCCTTATGATCGAAAGCGGTTTGCTGCCGGAGGGATCGGTTCAGCTTGTCTGCGGGTCGACCGGCAATCTGCTGGATCTTCTCGACTGCCAGGATGTGGTAGGTTTCACCGGGTCAGCAGCAACGGCGCTGAAGCTCAGGAGCCATCCCGGACTGCTGGAAAAATCCGTGCGGTTTACCGCCGAACAGGACAGCCTCAACGCGACCCTGCTGGGGCCGGATGTGGCGCCGGACAGTGAAGACTTCGATTGCTTCGTAAAGGAAGTGGTGCGCGAGATCACCACCAAGGCGGGGCAGAAATGCACCGCGATCCGCCGCATTCTGGTTCCTCAATCATCTATTGGTGCCGTGACCGAGGCGATAACCGCGCGGCTTGAAAAGATCGTCGTTGGTGATCCGGACGCCGAAGGCGTGCGCATGGGCGCGCTGGTTTCCCTGTCGCAGCGCGATGACGTTCTCGAAAAGGCGGCACAGATTGCCGGTGAGGCCGAGCAGGTGTTCGGTGAAAGCGGCAGTTTCTCGCCGGTTGGCGAGGGAACCGAAAACGGTGCGTTCCTGCCGCCCATGTTGTATCACTGCAGTGATCCCGATGGTGCTTTGGCGGTGCATTCGGTGGAAGCATTTGGTCCGGTATCCACCGTCATGGGATATCGCGATCTTGCCCATGGTTGCGCGATCTTGAACCGGGGCGGTGGCAGCCTTGTGGCTTCGCTGTTTACCGCCGATCCGGAAGTTGCCCGCACTGTGGCGCTGGAAAGCGCTGCGTGGCATGGCCGCCTGTACGTGAACAATGCGCATTCGATGGCCGAGGCAACGGGACATGGCGCGCCAATGCCCCATATGGTGCATGGCGGGCCCGGCCGTGCCGGAGGGGGAGAGGAACTGGGCGGCATTCGAGGGGTGGTGCATTACATGCAGCGCACCGCCGTTCAGGGCTCGTCCGACATCCTGACCGGCGTAACCGGCCAGTGGGTGCCGGGTGCAAAGAAGATCGAGGCGCCGGTGCATCCATTCACCCGCAAGTTCGGCGAACTGCAGATCGGTGAGAGCATTGCCGCCGGTCCGCGCACGGTAACTCTGGAAGACATCGAACACTTTGCCGAGTTCACCGGCGATACCTTTTATGCCCACATGGATGAGGAGGCGGCCAAGGCAAACCCGTTCTTTCCGGGCCGGGTGGCCCATGGCTATCTGCTGTTGTCCTTTGCTGCCGGGCTGTTCGTGCAGCCTGATCCGGGGCCGGTGCTCGCCAACACCGGACTGACGGGGCTGAGCTTCATGAAGCCGGTTTCGCCCGGTGATGCGATCAATGTGACACTAACCGTCAAGCGCAAGACGAAACGCACGGCGGACTATGGCGAAGTACGCTGGCATGTTGCGCTTTCCAATCAGGATGGCGAGAAGGTAGCCGAATACGAACTGCATACGATGAATGCGTATTGA
- a CDS encoding manganese/iron ABC transporter ATP-binding protein, translating into MTTGGGKPVPVPGLKLSGVSVVYRNGVTALKDASFEIPMGTIAALVGVNGSGKSTLFKAIMGFVPLASGSVEILGRPAADSLKAVKVAYVPQAEEVDWNFPVLVEDVVMMGRYGHMGFLRRAKPRDHEMAEAALSRVNMLEYRKRQIGELSGGQKKRVFLARALAQESEVILLDEPFTGVDVKTEHAIIDLLSSLRAEGKVMLVSTHNLGSVPEYCDRTIFINKSILASGKTSEIFTPQNLEMAFGGVLRHFILGGADLHDDEDPRQVTVITDDERPLVLYDKNPPGTEQGDGKDAGGDPSDD; encoded by the coding sequence ATGACCACCGGCGGCGGGAAGCCTGTTCCCGTTCCCGGTTTGAAGCTCTCCGGCGTTTCGGTGGTCTACCGCAACGGCGTTACCGCGCTGAAGGATGCCAGTTTCGAAATCCCCATGGGCACGATCGCTGCACTCGTCGGGGTAAATGGCAGCGGCAAGTCGACCCTGTTCAAGGCAATCATGGGCTTCGTGCCGCTTGCCTCAGGCTCGGTGGAAATCCTCGGCCGGCCGGCAGCCGATTCACTGAAGGCCGTCAAGGTAGCCTATGTTCCCCAGGCAGAAGAGGTCGACTGGAATTTTCCGGTCCTGGTGGAAGACGTGGTCATGATGGGGCGCTATGGCCATATGGGATTTTTGCGCCGTGCCAAGCCGCGTGATCATGAAATGGCCGAGGCAGCGCTTTCACGGGTCAACATGCTCGAATACCGCAAGCGCCAGATCGGCGAACTTTCCGGCGGCCAGAAGAAGCGGGTGTTTCTGGCCCGCGCTCTTGCCCAGGAAAGCGAGGTCATCCTGCTTGATGAGCCGTTTACCGGCGTCGACGTGAAAACCGAGCATGCCATCATCGACCTGCTCTCCTCCCTGCGTGCCGAGGGCAAGGTCATGCTGGTCTCGACCCACAATCTGGGCAGTGTGCCCGAATATTGCGACCGCACCATTTTCATCAACAAGTCCATTCTCGCCTCCGGCAAAACTTCGGAAATCTTCACCCCGCAAAACCTTGAGATGGCCTTTGGCGGGGTGTTGCGCCACTTCATTCTCGGCGGTGCCGATCTCCATGATGACGAGGATCCGCGCCAGGTTACGGTGATCACCGACGACGAGCGCCCGCTGGTTCTCTACGACAAGAACCCGCCCGGCACGGAGCAGGGCGACGGCAAGGACGCAGGCGGAGATCCGTCTGATGATTGA
- a CDS encoding PaaX family transcriptional regulator C-terminal domain-containing protein, whose amino-acid sequence MNFISENRLARDVAQQLGSPVRLKTWSLIVTVFGDAIQPRGGSVAASTLGEIMKAMGVEAGAMRTAISRLAKDGWVERRRDGRTSTYRLAGQREREFSLAADRIYAGGQTGSTGSKWALVFCGGEKSEGEPAGTIRLSRNWLLADLNRKDAGSREAGDIETCFGDAMVYRGEFLQMPGWFQKLLAPQEEADAMHHLIGVFAPIAGKLQGGWQPEPLEALVLRCLLIHGWRRIALRLKGLPEELLPDDWPEAQCRALVGTLYKQLVVPSEAWLDEAGLHPGDRARGMPEEIMARFT is encoded by the coding sequence GTGAACTTCATTTCCGAAAACAGGCTGGCCAGGGATGTCGCCCAGCAACTGGGCTCGCCGGTGCGATTGAAAACCTGGTCGCTGATTGTCACCGTGTTCGGCGATGCGATTCAGCCGCGCGGCGGGTCGGTTGCTGCAAGCACGCTGGGCGAGATCATGAAGGCCATGGGCGTGGAAGCCGGTGCCATGCGCACCGCGATTTCGCGCCTTGCGAAGGATGGCTGGGTGGAACGGCGCCGCGACGGGCGGACCAGCACGTACAGGCTGGCAGGCCAGCGTGAGCGGGAATTCAGCCTTGCCGCGGACCGGATTTATGCCGGTGGACAAACGGGCAGCACCGGCAGCAAATGGGCGCTGGTGTTTTGTGGCGGGGAGAAAAGCGAAGGAGAGCCCGCCGGGACGATACGGCTTTCCCGCAACTGGCTGCTTGCCGATCTCAATCGCAAGGATGCCGGCTCCCGTGAAGCCGGCGACATTGAAACCTGCTTTGGCGATGCAATGGTCTATCGCGGCGAGTTCCTGCAGATGCCGGGCTGGTTCCAGAAGCTGCTGGCGCCACAGGAGGAGGCGGACGCGATGCACCATCTGATTGGCGTGTTCGCGCCCATCGCAGGCAAGCTGCAAGGGGGCTGGCAGCCAGAACCCCTGGAAGCGCTGGTTTTGCGCTGTCTGCTGATCCATGGATGGCGCCGTATCGCCTTGCGCTTGAAGGGGCTGCCGGAAGAACTTCTTCCCGATGACTGGCCTGAAGCGCAGTGCCGGGCGCTGGTGGGAACCCTGTACAAGCAACTCGTGGTGCCGTCGGAGGCATGGCTTGATGAGGCGGGGTTGCATCCTGGCGACCGTGCCAGGGGCATGCCGGAGGAGATCATGGCCCGGTTCACCTGA
- a CDS encoding metal ABC transporter permease — protein sequence MIELLLEPFTYDYMVKAILVSGLVGMVCGFLSCYLILKGWSLVGDALSHAIVPGVAGAYMIGLPFAFGAFLSGGLAAAAMLFLNIRTQLREDVIIGLIFTSFFGLGLFMVSLSPTSVNIQTIVLGNILAITPADTLQLVIISVITLAVLTLKWQDFMVAFFDENHGRSIGLDPAVLRVVFFTLLSASTVAALQTVGAFLVIAMVVTPGATALLLTDRFPNLIRIAIAIGAATGIFGAWASYFLNAATGGIIVLAQTALFLLAFVFAPKHGLLASRRRARKAMIREEKALTS from the coding sequence ATGATTGAACTTCTGCTGGAGCCCTTCACCTATGACTACATGGTCAAGGCCATTCTGGTGTCCGGCCTGGTCGGCATGGTTTGCGGCTTTTTGTCCTGCTATCTGATTCTCAAGGGATGGTCTCTGGTGGGCGATGCCCTGTCGCACGCCATCGTGCCGGGAGTTGCCGGCGCCTACATGATCGGGCTGCCCTTTGCATTCGGTGCCTTTTTATCCGGCGGACTTGCCGCTGCCGCCATGCTGTTTCTCAACATCCGAACCCAATTGCGCGAAGATGTCATCATCGGCCTGATCTTCACCTCCTTCTTCGGTCTGGGCCTGTTCATGGTTTCCCTGTCGCCCACCTCGGTCAACATCCAGACCATCGTGCTCGGCAACATTCTCGCCATCACCCCTGCCGACACGCTGCAACTAGTCATCATTTCCGTGATCACCCTCGCTGTGTTGACGCTGAAGTGGCAGGACTTCATGGTTGCGTTCTTCGATGAAAACCATGGCCGCTCCATCGGTCTTGACCCTGCCGTGCTGCGGGTTGTCTTCTTCACCCTGCTTTCCGCCTCAACCGTCGCCGCCCTGCAGACGGTCGGCGCCTTTCTCGTTATCGCCATGGTGGTAACGCCGGGTGCCACCGCCCTTCTGCTGACCGACCGTTTTCCAAACCTCATTCGCATCGCGATCGCAATTGGCGCGGCAACCGGCATATTCGGCGCCTGGGCATCGTATTTCCTCAACGCAGCAACCGGCGGCATCATCGTGCTGGCCCAAACCGCCCTGTTTCTGCTGGCCTTTGTCTTTGCGCCAAAACACGGCCTCCTCGCCTCCCGGCGCCGCGCCCGAAAGGCCATGATCCGTGAAGAAAAGGCTTTGACATCGTGA
- the paaG gene encoding 2-(1,2-epoxy-1,2-dihydrophenyl)acetyl-CoA isomerase PaaG has product MSEALLTEVRGGVLEITLNRPDQLNAFTVEMHRLIRTAFERAKEDSAIRAVVLTGAGRGFCAGQDLSERDPGKGEIVDLKVTLSTNYNPLIRAIRSLEKPVICAVNGVAAGAGANLALACDIVLAAESARFIQAFAKIGLIPDAGGTWSLTRLVGEARAKALAMTAMPLSAKQAEEWGLIFKCVANETLMGEARTLAEDLAAGATLGIGKTKLAIQAASTNTLDEQLELEAETQGELGRSEDFREGVNAFLEKRPANFQGR; this is encoded by the coding sequence ATGAGTGAAGCTCTTTTGACGGAGGTCCGTGGCGGCGTGCTTGAAATCACGCTGAACCGGCCTGACCAGCTCAACGCATTTACCGTTGAGATGCATCGTCTGATTCGCACCGCCTTCGAACGGGCGAAAGAGGATTCTGCCATTCGGGCCGTCGTGCTCACTGGTGCCGGCCGCGGCTTCTGCGCCGGTCAGGATCTGTCCGAGCGCGATCCGGGCAAGGGTGAGATCGTCGATCTCAAGGTCACCTTGTCCACCAATTACAATCCGCTCATTCGGGCAATCCGCTCGCTGGAAAAGCCCGTTATCTGCGCCGTGAATGGTGTTGCCGCCGGCGCCGGCGCCAACCTCGCACTTGCCTGCGACATCGTGCTGGCAGCCGAAAGCGCCAGGTTCATTCAGGCTTTCGCCAAGATCGGCCTTATTCCCGATGCCGGCGGCACCTGGTCGCTGACCCGTCTTGTCGGCGAAGCCCGCGCCAAGGCGCTCGCCATGACAGCCATGCCGCTTTCAGCCAAACAGGCCGAGGAATGGGGCCTGATCTTCAAATGCGTTGCAAATGAAACGCTGATGGGGGAAGCGCGAACGCTTGCTGAAGACCTTGCCGCGGGTGCGACACTGGGCATCGGCAAAACCAAATTGGCCATCCAGGCAGCCAGCACCAACACGCTTGATGAACAGTTGGAGCTTGAAGCCGAAACCCAGGGCGAGCTGGGCCGCTCGGAGGATTTCCGCGAGGGGGTGAACGCGTTCCTCGAAAAACGGCCGGCAAACTTCCAGGGCAGATAA